The Vibrio toranzoniae sequence GCGACCGCGTCGATTGATAAGCCAGACCCTTTTAATGCTGAGACAATCGTACTTTGGTAAATCTCATTGCTTGGGAACACTTCCGGAAGCTCTATGGTAATGAGTGGCAAATCGATTAATTGCGCCTGCATGGCAACAACTTCGATCGGAGTCACTTGGAAAGGGACTTCATCTCCAACATATGTAGTATAGAGAGCAACAACTTCATATTCAGAGCTTTCAAGTAGACGCTCCAACGTTAACGTAGAGTCCTTGCCTGACGACCAACTTATGACTACTTTCTTTTTCATTGATATACCCAATAAGAAAAACCGCCCGAAGGCGGTTTAGGTGTTAATTAGAATTGGTAAGTAGCATTCACGTAATATGTACGCTCTGGTGATGGGTATCCACCAGCAGTCTCGTACTCTTCGTCAGTTAAGTTATCCACTCGACCATTTAAAGTAAGATTTTCATTCGCATAATAGTTAACTGAAACATCAAACAAGCTATATGCTGCAAGATCTTCAGAGAAGTCTGTTCGCTCACCTACGTATTGATAACCTAATGAAACATCAACCTCATCAAAACTAGCTACCGCATTATACTTATAGATCTCTTTAGCGCGGCGGACTAGCTGCTCACCTGATTGGTCTTCAGGGTCTTGAAAATTAGCGCTTACTTGATGGTTAATAAAGTATGTATCAAACCCTACGACCATTTCCACACCACGCAACTGGCTTTCACCATCTGTGTTGTAGTACTTACTCGTCGCATAGTTATAATCAATCAAGTCTTCGACATTTGTATCGTACCCAGTAATCGACCAATCTACGCCTTTAACTAGGCCACTAAAAGTCAACTCTACCGAATCAGCTTTTTCCGATTCTAGCTGCTCATTACCGTAGTAGCTATATAATTGATACAAGTTAGGCGCCTTGAAGGATGTACCATAAGCTGCTTTAACAACAAGCCACTCCGCATAACGATAGCCTACCCCTGTGTTGTAAGTGGCTTCGGTACCAAATTGCTCATTATCATCAACACGAAGGCTCAGTTCGCCAAACACTTTATCCGCGTCTGCATTTAATGCTGCAAAGTATGCAACATTCGTTCTGTCATATTCAGTATTCGAAGGCTTCACAATATAAGCTTCATCACGCCAATCTACACCGCCGCTTAGAGTCAGTGCCGAAGTCAGTTTGTATGAATTCACCCATTGAACATTTAGCTGTTCAAGCTCATCAGATATTGCTGACGCTGAGTTCTTGCCTAAAGACTGTTCGTAGTTCCAGTTATCTTGATTCTGATAGTTAACTAGGAAATCAGACTTAAGTTCACTGCCACTATATTTAACACCAGTAGCAAAGGTAGAGTTTTGCACCTCTGCTTCTTTGTAAGAATGGACTGGGTTGCCGGTATTAAAATCAATATACGAACCATCATATTGAGAGATAGTCTCGAACATGCGGAAGTTAGCAAAACCACTCCATTGCTGATCAAAGTTATGAACATAGCCAATAAGCGCATTACGCGATTCAAAGCCATGTCGATCACCATCATTTATTCCCTGCATAGGATGAACGTTGTATCCCTCATCGGAGTCGTAGCCAATAGATACGTTTAAGTGACCATTTTCACCAACCTTGGTACCACTAACAAAGCTCAACTCTTCGTAATCTAAGCTTCCCAAGCCCGCACTTACCGCCGTTTTTTCATTGTCAGA is a genomic window containing:
- the btuB gene encoding TonB-dependent vitamin B12 receptor translates to MNKSLLAVAVASLLSPISNLHAQEASADETMVVTANRFEQSTESVVAQVEVVTRQDIDRIQAKSLTDVFRRLTGIQVSQNGGRGQQASIFVRGANSDQVLVLIDGIRFARAAKGGVDFSQLPITFVDRVEYVRGARAAMYGSEAIGGVINIITVANSDNEKTAVSAGLGSLDYEELSFVSGTKVGENGHLNVSIGYDSDEGYNVHPMQGINDGDRHGFESRNALIGYVHNFDQQWSGFANFRMFETISQYDGSYIDFNTGNPVHSYKEAEVQNSTFATGVKYSGSELKSDFLVNYQNQDNWNYEQSLGKNSASAISDELEQLNVQWVNSYKLTSALTLSGGVDWRDEAYIVKPSNTEYDRTNVAYFAALNADADKVFGELSLRVDDNEQFGTEATYNTGVGYRYAEWLVVKAAYGTSFKAPNLYQLYSYYGNEQLESEKADSVELTFSGLVKGVDWSITGYDTNVEDLIDYNYATSKYYNTDGESQLRGVEMVVGFDTYFINHQVSANFQDPEDQSGEQLVRRAKEIYKYNAVASFDEVDVSLGYQYVGERTDFSEDLAAYSLFDVSVNYYANENLTLNGRVDNLTDEEYETAGGYPSPERTYYVNATYQF